From Acinonyx jubatus isolate Ajub_Pintada_27869175 chromosome B2, VMU_Ajub_asm_v1.0, whole genome shotgun sequence, a single genomic window includes:
- the LOC106968908 gene encoding uncharacterized protein LOC106968908 isoform X1, giving the protein MDVCFWKEYRSVWLEGSLTVRISGTMGLSHDIHMVTWPVLQSPTGGGTWSEMEKPLCPTTVLEEKALTPQRDRRAASQDPASLSGNAPDRCSWTSCPTRQAWGKLGPVSWSARRIMVKSTWPRGKFLGKGRG; this is encoded by the exons ATGGATGTCTGTTTTTGGAAAGAGTACAGATCTGTGTGGCTGGAAGGATCACTGACAGTGAGAATATCAGGCACCATG GGCTTGTCACATGATATCCACATGGTTACATGGCCTGTGCTCCAGTCCCCAACAGGGGGTGGCACTTGGAGTGAAATGGAAAAACCTCTGTGTCCTACCACTGTTCTAGAGGAGAAGGCTCTGACTCCCCAGAGGGACAGAAGAGCTGCCAGCCAGGACCCTGCAAGCCTGAGTGGCAATGCCCCGGACAGATGCTCGTGGACATCCTGTCCCACTCGGCAAGCCTGGGGGAAGCTGGGACCGGTCAGCTGGTCAGCCAGGAGGATAATGGTCAAGTCTACCTGGCCTCGGGGCAAATtcctggggaaagggagaggctaG